The following are encoded in a window of Ignavibacteriales bacterium genomic DNA:
- a CDS encoding acyl-CoA dehydrogenase family protein — protein MNKFKGVDYFNVDSLLSEDEVMVRNTVREYVDEQIIPIIEKHYREEKFPYHLIKELGKLGLFGITLPQKYGCAAMNNVAYGLVMQELERGDSGIRSFASVQTSLVMYPIYTFGNEDQKNYWLPKLATGEKIGCFGLTEPDYGSNPAGMITRAEKVDGGFKLNGAKMWITNGTIADVAVVWAKFDGEVRGFLVEKGMKGFSAPEMKGKHSLKASVTSELIFQDVFVPEKNLLTGSKGLKSPLMCLNQARYGIAWGVVGSMMACYDSALNYSKSRIQFSKPIAAYQLTQEKLVYMLTEITKAQLLNLQLGRLKDKNEVKHTQISMAKRNNCEKALETARIAREILGANGILDEYPVMRHSQNLESVKTYEGTHEMHTLIIGEDITGYAAFD, from the coding sequence ATGAACAAGTTCAAGGGGGTAGATTATTTTAATGTAGATAGTCTTTTATCAGAAGACGAAGTAATGGTGCGCAATACTGTTAGAGAATACGTTGACGAACAAATAATTCCAATCATTGAAAAACATTACCGCGAAGAAAAATTTCCTTATCACCTAATAAAAGAACTTGGCAAACTTGGATTATTCGGCATTACCCTACCACAAAAGTATGGTTGTGCTGCAATGAACAATGTGGCTTACGGTTTAGTGATGCAAGAATTAGAAAGAGGTGATAGCGGTATTCGAAGTTTTGCATCAGTACAAACTTCATTAGTTATGTACCCCATCTACACGTTCGGAAATGAAGATCAAAAAAATTATTGGCTTCCGAAACTTGCAACCGGAGAAAAGATCGGATGTTTTGGATTAACAGAACCGGATTACGGTTCTAATCCTGCTGGAATGATAACAAGGGCCGAAAAAGTGGATGGCGGTTTTAAGTTGAACGGTGCTAAAATGTGGATCACTAATGGAACTATTGCTGATGTTGCGGTTGTGTGGGCAAAATTTGATGGAGAAGTAAGAGGATTTTTAGTCGAAAAAGGTATGAAAGGTTTTTCCGCACCGGAGATGAAAGGTAAACATTCACTTAAAGCATCTGTCACTTCAGAATTAATTTTTCAAGATGTTTTTGTACCGGAGAAAAATTTATTAACCGGAAGCAAAGGATTAAAATCACCGTTGATGTGCTTGAATCAAGCACGTTATGGAATTGCTTGGGGTGTTGTTGGATCTATGATGGCTTGTTACGACTCCGCCTTGAACTACTCAAAATCCCGTATCCAATTCAGCAAACCGATTGCAGCTTATCAATTGACACAAGAAAAGTTAGTTTATATGCTGACTGAAATAACAAAAGCACAATTACTCAATTTGCAACTCGGACGATTAAAAGATAAAAATGAAGTAAAGCATACACAAATTTCTATGGCTAAAAGAAATAATTGTGAGAAAGCTTTAGAGACAGCACGCATTGCCCGTGAAATTCTTGGTGCAAATGGAATACTTGATGAATATCCGGTTATGCGTCATTCGCAGAATTTAGAATCAGTAAAAACTTATGAAGGTACACACGAGATGCACACTTTGATAATTGGTGAGGATATAACCGGTTATGCTGCATTTGATTAA
- the guaB gene encoding IMP dehydrogenase: protein MNKNKVDFEGLTFDDILLVPARSNVLPRQTDISSYLTREIKLNIPFLSAAMDTVTESQMAIAMAAQGGIGIIHKNMSIEKQADEVDKVKRSESGMIVNPITLTPDRTIREAEQIMSKYHISGIPVVDEKGKLVGILTNRDLRFERESNKLVSQLMTKENLITAPLGTTLHEAEKILHKYRIEKLPVVDKKGIIKGLITYKDIMKKKTFPNACKDDLGRLRVGAGVGVTSDTLKRVEALVHSNVDVVVLDTAHGHSEGVLKAIKEIRKKYKNLQLVAGNIVTKEAALELVSCGVDAVKVGIGAGSICTTRVIAGVGVPQISAVIVVAQALKGKNIPVISDGGIKQTGDVAKAIAAGADTVMMGGMFAGVEETPGEKVLFEGRSFKVYRGMGSLSAMKQGSSDRYFQDVEADINKLVPEGIEGRVPYKGSLADTIYQFIGGLRAAMGYCGAKTINDLKSKSKFVKISNAGLRESHPHDVLITEEAPNYQMTKKNQY, encoded by the coding sequence ATGAATAAGAACAAAGTTGATTTTGAAGGTTTAACATTTGATGATATACTTCTTGTACCCGCTCGATCGAATGTTCTTCCGCGCCAAACAGATATTTCTTCGTACTTAACAAGAGAGATAAAATTAAATATTCCTTTTCTTTCTGCAGCGATGGACACAGTAACAGAATCTCAAATGGCAATTGCAATGGCAGCTCAAGGCGGAATAGGAATTATTCATAAGAACATGTCAATTGAAAAACAAGCCGATGAAGTTGATAAAGTTAAAAGGTCAGAGAGCGGAATGATAGTAAACCCAATTACTTTAACTCCGGACCGCACGATTAGAGAAGCTGAACAGATCATGTCGAAATATCATATCTCAGGTATACCTGTTGTTGATGAAAAAGGAAAGTTGGTTGGTATTCTTACTAATCGAGATTTACGATTTGAAAGAGAATCAAACAAACTTGTTAGTCAATTAATGACAAAAGAAAATTTAATTACTGCACCGCTAGGAACAACGCTTCATGAAGCAGAAAAAATATTACATAAGTACCGCATAGAAAAACTTCCTGTTGTTGATAAAAAAGGAATAATTAAAGGATTGATCACTTACAAAGACATAATGAAGAAAAAAACATTTCCTAATGCGTGTAAAGATGATTTAGGGCGGCTTCGTGTAGGTGCCGGTGTTGGTGTAACAAGTGATACATTAAAAAGAGTAGAAGCGTTAGTCCATTCTAATGTAGATGTAGTAGTTTTAGATACCGCACACGGACATTCCGAAGGAGTATTAAAAGCAATTAAAGAAATAAGGAAAAAATATAAAAACTTACAGTTGGTTGCAGGAAATATTGTTACAAAAGAAGCCGCTCTTGAATTAGTTTCTTGTGGTGTTGATGCCGTCAAAGTAGGAATTGGTGCAGGTTCTATTTGTACTACACGTGTTATAGCTGGTGTTGGAGTTCCGCAGATCAGTGCAGTTATTGTAGTAGCTCAAGCATTAAAAGGGAAAAATATTCCTGTAATATCGGATGGTGGAATTAAACAAACAGGAGATGTAGCCAAAGCAATTGCAGCCGGTGCAGATACTGTTATGATGGGTGGAATGTTTGCCGGTGTAGAAGAAACACCTGGAGAAAAAGTTTTATTTGAAGGAAGAAGTTTTAAAGTTTATAGAGGAATGGGTTCATTAAGTGCAATGAAACAAGGAAGCAGTGACCGTTATTTTCAGGATGTTGAAGCAGATATTAATAAATTAGTGCCGGAAGGAATTGAAGGTCGAGTTCCTTATAAAGGTTCTCTTGCAGATACAATTTATCAATTCATCGGTGGATTGCGAGCGGCAATGGGTTATTGTGGTGCAAAAACAATTAATGATTTGAAATCTAAATCAAAGTTTGTAAAAATTTCTAATGCCGGATTACGCGAAAGTCATCCGCACGATGTTTTAATAACTGAAGAAGCACCGAATTATCAAATGACGAAGAAAAATCAGTACTAA
- a CDS encoding glycosyltransferase has protein sequence MFKVLVIAYYYPPLGLSGVQRTLKFTKYMSKFNWQPTVITTGNVAYFAHDFYLLKEAENAGVNIIRTEAFDVNTIIGKQYQTVTMPKEFFRKILSRISKAIFIPDNKKSWARKAYKTARELLQKEKYDIIYVTIPPFSSFVYAAKLKKEFGIPLFVDYRDLWFGNHFAFYPTFYHRYKHKKLEYKSLRLADKVVAINRKIKEKLLLTYPFLSFNDVMIIPHGFDPADFEYNEDNAVQSQKMRLTYAGIFYENITPEYFLKAFKQLSIERPDIAANIELEFIGHLRKENKKLITELGINEFVRDHGYLDHNETVKRLKTSDVLWMMIGNIRNADTISTSKLYEYIGTGKPILGSVVEGTAKSALQEYGASFITKPDDIQEIKDTIIFIHELYLKKNLPSPNRDFIQKHDRIKLTEELTKAFQFYLKA, from the coding sequence ATGTTTAAAGTATTAGTTATTGCTTATTACTATCCTCCACTTGGATTAAGCGGCGTTCAACGAACGCTTAAATTCACTAAATATATGAGCAAGTTTAACTGGCAGCCCACTGTAATTACAACGGGTAATGTTGCATATTTTGCTCATGATTTTTATTTATTGAAAGAAGCTGAGAATGCCGGTGTAAATATTATCCGTACAGAAGCTTTTGATGTTAATACAATTATCGGGAAACAGTATCAAACTGTTACTATGCCTAAAGAATTTTTTAGAAAGATACTTTCAAGGATTAGTAAGGCAATATTTATTCCTGATAATAAAAAATCTTGGGCTAGAAAAGCATATAAAACTGCAAGAGAACTACTTCAAAAAGAAAAATATGATATCATTTATGTAACGATTCCTCCCTTTTCAAGTTTTGTTTATGCTGCTAAACTCAAAAAAGAATTTGGTATTCCTTTATTTGTAGATTATCGTGATTTATGGTTTGGCAATCATTTTGCGTTTTATCCAACGTTTTATCATCGCTATAAACATAAAAAGTTGGAATATAAATCGCTACGATTAGCTGATAAAGTTGTTGCAATTAATCGCAAAATAAAAGAGAAGCTTCTTTTGACTTACCCATTTCTCTCATTTAATGATGTAATGATTATACCACACGGTTTTGATCCTGCTGATTTTGAGTACAATGAAGATAATGCTGTGCAATCACAAAAGATGCGTTTGACTTATGCTGGAATATTTTATGAGAATATAACTCCGGAATATTTTCTAAAAGCTTTCAAGCAGTTATCTATTGAGAGACCGGATATTGCAGCAAATATAGAATTAGAATTTATTGGTCATCTTCGAAAAGAAAACAAAAAACTTATCACTGAACTCGGTATTAACGAATTTGTTAGAGACCATGGATATCTTGATCATAATGAAACTGTAAAGAGATTAAAAACCAGCGATGTTTTATGGATGATGATTGGAAACATTCGGAATGCTGACACAATTTCTACAAGTAAATTATATGAGTATATAGGAACTGGTAAACCAATTCTTGGATCTGTTGTCGAAGGAACTGCAAAATCTGCTCTTCAAGAATATGGTGCATCTTTTATTACAAAACCGGATGATATACAGGAAATCAAAGACACGATAATATTCATTCATGAATTGTATCTGAAGAAAAATTTACCTTCTCCAAATAGAGATTTTATACAGAAACACGATAGAATAAAATTAACGGAAGAACTTACGAAAGCGTTTCAGTTTTATTTAAAGGCATAA
- the purD gene encoding phosphoribosylamine--glycine ligase, giving the protein MRIAIIGSGGREHALAVKIVECESCSKLFIIPGNPGTKQVGTNIPIDQDDHQSIIIFCLEQKINLVVVGPEKPLIEGLADKLLNKGIKVFGPSMKASRIEGEKSFAKNLMKEYNIPTAAFEVFNKENYDDAINYLHKVNYPIVIKADGIAAGKGVIIAESFDDAKEALKECFVNFSFGTAGDKIVIEEFMLGQEASIFAITDGFDFIVLPAAQDHKRICDDDKGKNTGGMGAYAPTPFVNEKNIEVIAKKIIEPILKAMNEKGSPYAGCLYCGLMMTNQGPKVVEFNCRFGDPETQVILPLLEGNFVELLYSAACGKINKEAVRYNDGASVCVVVASKGYPDKFENGFEIHGLDQTPQKIKVYHAGTKDVSGKILTNGGRVLNITSFTEKNDLNEAKRIAYEALSKISFDGMHYRKDISDKAFLSKN; this is encoded by the coding sequence ATGAGAATAGCAATAATCGGTTCCGGGGGAAGAGAACATGCTTTAGCTGTTAAAATAGTAGAATGTGAAAGCTGCAGTAAATTATTTATTATTCCAGGAAATCCAGGTACTAAACAAGTTGGGACAAATATCCCTATCGATCAGGATGATCATCAAAGTATAATCATTTTTTGCTTGGAGCAAAAGATAAATCTGGTTGTGGTCGGGCCTGAGAAACCTTTGATAGAAGGTTTGGCTGATAAACTTCTTAATAAGGGAATTAAAGTATTTGGTCCATCTATGAAAGCTTCTAGAATAGAAGGGGAGAAATCGTTTGCAAAAAACTTGATGAAGGAATATAATATTCCTACTGCAGCGTTTGAGGTATTCAATAAAGAAAATTATGACGATGCTATAAACTATTTACATAAAGTAAATTATCCAATAGTAATTAAAGCAGATGGTATTGCCGCCGGGAAAGGTGTTATAATCGCAGAATCTTTTGATGATGCTAAGGAAGCATTGAAAGAGTGTTTTGTAAATTTTTCCTTTGGTACCGCAGGTGATAAAATTGTAATAGAAGAATTTATGTTAGGTCAAGAAGCTTCCATTTTTGCCATTACAGATGGATTTGACTTTATTGTACTTCCTGCGGCACAAGATCATAAAAGAATTTGTGATGACGATAAAGGTAAGAATACCGGTGGAATGGGTGCGTATGCTCCAACTCCTTTTGTGAACGAAAAAAATATTGAAGTAATTGCAAAAAAAATTATTGAGCCAATATTAAAGGCGATGAATGAGAAGGGAAGTCCTTACGCTGGTTGTCTTTATTGCGGATTAATGATGACTAATCAAGGACCGAAAGTAGTTGAGTTTAACTGTCGCTTTGGAGATCCTGAGACACAAGTTATTTTGCCTTTGCTTGAAGGAAATTTTGTTGAGTTGCTTTATTCTGCTGCTTGTGGAAAAATTAACAAAGAAGCAGTGAGATATAATGATGGTGCTTCGGTTTGTGTTGTTGTTGCTTCCAAAGGTTACCCGGATAAATTTGAAAACGGTTTTGAGATTCACGGATTAGATCAGACCCCACAAAAAATAAAAGTTTATCATGCTGGGACAAAAGATGTAAGTGGCAAGATATTAACCAACGGTGGAAGAGTTCTAAATATTACTTCGTTCACAGAGAAGAACGACTTAAACGAAGCTAAAAGAATAGCTTATGAAGCTCTTTCAAAAATTAGTTTTGATGGAATGCACTATAGGAAAGATATTTCTGATAAAGCATTTCTTTCTAAGAACTAA
- a CDS encoding histidine triad nucleotide-binding protein, translating into MGETIFSKIIRKEIPAEIVFENDKVLAFKDIKPQAPVHVLIIPKITEIETTKDIDSSKHLDLLAAMFEAANKIAKDFGVNETGFRLVLNCGADAGQEVYHLHMHLLGGRKMNWPPG; encoded by the coding sequence ATGGGAGAAACTATTTTTTCCAAGATTATTCGGAAAGAAATACCCGCTGAAATTGTTTTTGAGAATGATAAAGTTCTCGCGTTCAAAGATATCAAACCTCAAGCTCCGGTACATGTTCTTATCATTCCAAAAATCACTGAAATTGAAACAACAAAAGATATTGATTCGAGCAAACATTTGGATCTACTTGCCGCTATGTTTGAAGCTGCCAACAAGATTGCAAAAGATTTTGGAGTGAATGAGACCGGGTTCAGATTAGTCTTAAATTGCGGAGCAGATGCCGGACAGGAAGTATATCATCTACACATGCATCTTCTTGGCGGACGTAAGATGAATTGGCCGCCGGGTTGA
- a CDS encoding sigma-54 dependent transcriptional regulator encodes MRSILVIDDEREICESIKMILEYEDYLVDYTTDSYKGLQKIEYGNYDALLLDIQMPGKNGFEVLNWLLEKEIDMKVIMISAHASVENAVKSTKLGAFDFLEKPVDRDKLLISVRNAVEQSSLVKENKKLKKELFSSEKIIGNSTAIKTIYETIKRVAKTDARILITGENGTGKELVAQELHRQSPRSNKEFIEVNCAAIHHELIESELFGHEKGSFTGAVKQHIGKFEQADGGNLFLDEIGDMSLQAQAKVLRAIEEGKIERVGGNAKIDVNVRIISATNKDLQEEIKKGNFREDLFHRLNVIPIHIPPLRERKDDILLLIEHFSKIICDKNKFAQKKYSDAAIKVLQSLTWKGNIRELKNVVERIVIMIPKTDINEKDISMFAPNQGSNVDDLLNISNSFQEFKEKSEKAFIIKQLNANSWNISKTADILGIQRSHLYNKLKKYEIEKE; translated from the coding sequence ATGAGATCAATCTTAGTAATTGACGATGAAAGAGAAATTTGCGAAAGCATCAAGATGATCCTTGAATATGAAGATTATCTTGTTGACTATACAACCGATTCATACAAAGGATTACAGAAAATCGAATACGGAAATTATGATGCACTGTTACTTGATATTCAAATGCCGGGTAAGAATGGTTTTGAAGTATTGAATTGGCTTCTTGAAAAAGAAATTGATATGAAAGTAATAATGATTTCAGCACATGCAAGTGTTGAGAATGCTGTAAAATCAACAAAACTTGGTGCATTTGATTTTCTTGAAAAACCGGTTGATCGTGATAAACTTTTGATTAGTGTACGAAATGCTGTTGAACAATCAAGTCTTGTTAAAGAAAATAAAAAGCTTAAGAAAGAACTCTTCTCTTCAGAAAAAATAATTGGGAATAGTACAGCAATTAAAACTATTTACGAAACAATAAAGCGTGTTGCTAAAACTGATGCACGAATTCTAATTACCGGAGAGAATGGAACAGGTAAAGAATTAGTTGCACAAGAACTACACAGACAAAGCCCTCGATCTAACAAGGAGTTTATTGAAGTTAATTGTGCTGCAATTCATCATGAACTTATAGAATCCGAATTATTTGGTCATGAGAAAGGTTCATTTACCGGTGCTGTAAAACAACACATCGGTAAATTTGAGCAGGCTGACGGAGGGAATTTATTTCTTGATGAAATCGGTGATATGAGTCTTCAAGCACAAGCTAAAGTCTTACGTGCAATTGAAGAAGGAAAAATTGAGCGTGTTGGGGGAAATGCTAAGATTGATGTCAATGTTAGAATTATATCTGCGACAAATAAAGATTTACAAGAAGAAATAAAGAAAGGCAACTTCCGCGAGGATCTTTTTCACCGATTAAATGTTATCCCCATTCATATTCCCCCGCTTCGTGAACGTAAAGATGATATCCTTCTACTTATAGAGCACTTCTCAAAAATTATTTGCGATAAGAATAAATTTGCACAAAAGAAATATTCAGACGCAGCAATAAAAGTTCTTCAGTCCCTTACTTGGAAAGGAAATATCCGTGAACTAAAAAATGTTGTAGAACGTATAGTAATTATGATTCCCAAAACCGATATCAATGAAAAAGATATTTCCATGTTTGCACCAAATCAAGGTTCGAATGTTGATGATTTATTAAATATTTCAAATAGTTTTCAAGAATTTAAGGAGAAATCTGAAAAGGCTTTTATAATTAAACAGTTAAATGCGAATAGCTGGAATATCAGCAAGACTGCAGATATACTTGGGATTCAACGTAGCCACCTTTATAACAAACTAAAGAAATATGAAATTGAAAAGGAATAG
- a CDS encoding acyl-CoA carboxylase subunit beta, which yields MTLIGSHINKNETFLRREDFHKNLIRKIIAVRETIKLGGGKSAIDKQHEKGKLTARERIEKLIDKGSTFFELNTFAAYDMYKEYGGAPSSGTIFGIGKINGKNFVIVANDATVKAGAWFPITAKKNLRAQEISIENRLPIIYLVDSAGVFLPLQEDIFPDKEHFGRIFRNNAIMSSLGIPQTSAIMGPCVAGGAYLPIMSDEALIVEGEGSVFLAGAHLVKAAIGEEVANENLGGARVQSNISGVTDYIMKNDDECLLQIRSLVGKFGESAQAGFNRVESIQPKYDAKEIYGLIPEDGAKPYDTYELLARIVDNSEVDEYKSGYGKSLITAYARIDGWAVGIVANQRSVVKTEKGEMQIGGVIYSDSADKATRFIMNCNQKKIPLVFLQDVTGFMVGSKAEHGGIIKDGAKMVNAVANSVVPKITIIVGNSYGAGNYAMCGKAYDPRFIFAYPNAKISVMGGAQASSVLLDIRLKQMEKSGKEFTKEQKEKLLNEIIQSYEETSNPLHAAARLWVDEIIDPTLSREYISYSIECANNNSNIPRFNPGVIQT from the coding sequence ATGACACTAATCGGCTCTCATATAAATAAGAATGAAACTTTTCTTCGCAGAGAAGATTTCCATAAAAATCTTATAAGAAAAATTATTGCTGTGCGCGAAACGATTAAACTCGGCGGCGGAAAAAGTGCAATAGATAAACAACACGAAAAAGGAAAACTTACAGCACGCGAACGAATTGAAAAATTGATTGATAAAGGATCGACTTTTTTTGAATTAAATACTTTTGCCGCTTATGATATGTATAAGGAATATGGAGGAGCGCCGAGCAGCGGAACAATTTTCGGAATTGGAAAAATTAACGGTAAGAATTTTGTAATCGTTGCAAACGATGCAACGGTTAAAGCGGGTGCATGGTTTCCTATCACTGCAAAGAAAAACTTACGTGCACAAGAAATCTCTATAGAAAATCGTTTACCAATTATTTATTTAGTTGATAGTGCCGGTGTCTTCCTCCCCCTTCAAGAAGATATTTTCCCCGATAAAGAACACTTCGGAAGAATCTTTCGTAACAATGCAATTATGTCTTCGTTGGGAATTCCCCAGACATCAGCAATTATGGGTCCGTGTGTAGCCGGTGGTGCTTACCTTCCTATCATGAGCGATGAAGCATTAATAGTTGAAGGTGAAGGATCAGTTTTTCTTGCGGGTGCTCATTTAGTTAAAGCGGCAATCGGTGAAGAAGTTGCAAATGAAAATCTTGGCGGTGCTCGCGTTCAATCAAATATTTCCGGTGTTACTGATTACATAATGAAGAACGATGATGAATGTCTTCTTCAAATTAGAAGTTTAGTAGGTAAGTTCGGTGAATCAGCTCAAGCCGGTTTCAATCGTGTAGAATCAATTCAACCAAAATATGATGCAAAAGAAATTTATGGATTGATTCCTGAAGATGGTGCTAAACCTTACGACACATACGAATTACTTGCAAGAATTGTTGATAACTCAGAAGTTGATGAATACAAATCCGGATACGGAAAAAGTTTGATAACTGCTTACGCAAGAATTGACGGCTGGGCAGTTGGTATTGTTGCTAATCAGCGAAGTGTAGTTAAAACTGAAAAAGGAGAAATGCAGATCGGTGGAGTAATCTATTCTGATAGTGCCGACAAAGCAACACGGTTCATAATGAATTGTAATCAGAAAAAAATTCCTTTAGTTTTTTTACAAGATGTAACCGGATTTATGGTTGGAAGCAAAGCTGAACACGGCGGAATTATAAAAGACGGCGCAAAGATGGTGAATGCGGTTGCAAATTCTGTTGTACCGAAAATTACAATTATAGTAGGCAATAGTTATGGTGCTGGCAATTATGCAATGTGCGGTAAAGCTTATGATCCGCGATTTATTTTTGCATATCCAAACGCAAAAATTTCTGTGATGGGTGGTGCACAAGCAAGTTCTGTTCTTCTTGATATTAGACTAAAGCAAATGGAAAAATCCGGTAAGGAATTCACAAAAGAACAAAAAGAAAAATTACTTAATGAAATAATTCAATCATACGAAGAAACAAGTAATCCGCTTCACGCAGCGGCTCGTTTGTGGGTTGATGAAATTATTGATCCTACATTAAGCAGAGAATATATTTCTTATTCAATCGAATGTGCAAACAATAATTCTAATATTCCTCGTTTCAATCCCGGTGTAATTCAAACATAG
- a CDS encoding acyl-CoA dehydrogenase family protein, which produces MVETKTENNFTLEFDENQLAIKETIRNFAEEKIKPRVMEFDESQEFPLDLMHQLGELGFLGILVPEKFGGAGLGYVEYALVVEELARIDPSLSLSVAAHNGLCTNHINVFANDELKNKYLPDLASGRKIGAWGLTEPASGSDAGAMQTTAVKDGKYFVLNGTKAFITHGKSGETTVVMAVTDKEKKKKGISAFIIEKGTAGFHTGKKENKLGMRASETTQLIFENCRVSVENLIGNEGEGFTQAMKILEGGRISIAALSVGLAQGCLEAALAYSKERKQFGKSLSEFQAIQFKLADIATEIEAARLMTFKAARMKDERKDILEIASKAKLFASEVATRAANEAVQIFGGYGFTKDYPVEKFYRDVKLLTIGEGTSEVQRMVIARSLLTD; this is translated from the coding sequence ATGGTAGAGACAAAAACCGAAAACAATTTTACACTTGAGTTCGATGAGAACCAGCTTGCAATAAAGGAAACGATCAGAAATTTTGCAGAGGAAAAAATCAAACCGCGCGTAATGGAATTTGATGAGAGTCAAGAATTCCCATTAGACTTGATGCACCAGCTTGGTGAACTTGGTTTTTTGGGGATATTGGTTCCGGAAAAATTTGGAGGTGCCGGACTTGGTTATGTAGAATATGCCTTGGTTGTAGAAGAGCTTGCACGGATTGATCCATCGTTATCGCTGTCAGTTGCGGCACATAACGGTTTATGTACAAATCACATTAATGTATTTGCAAATGACGAACTAAAGAATAAATATTTACCTGATCTAGCCAGCGGAAGAAAAATTGGTGCATGGGGTTTAACTGAACCTGCTTCAGGCAGTGATGCCGGTGCTATGCAAACAACGGCTGTAAAAGACGGAAAATATTTTGTACTAAACGGAACTAAAGCATTTATAACTCACGGCAAATCCGGAGAGACTACAGTTGTTATGGCAGTTACTGATAAAGAAAAAAAGAAAAAAGGAATTTCAGCTTTCATAATTGAAAAAGGGACCGCAGGATTTCATACGGGGAAAAAAGAAAATAAACTTGGAATGCGTGCAAGTGAAACGACACAATTAATTTTTGAGAATTGCCGTGTGAGCGTAGAAAATTTGATTGGCAATGAAGGAGAAGGATTTACCCAAGCAATGAAGATTCTAGAAGGCGGTAGAATTTCGATCGCTGCATTGAGCGTGGGACTTGCCCAGGGTTGTCTTGAAGCAGCACTTGCCTATTCTAAAGAACGCAAACAGTTTGGAAAAAGTCTTTCTGAATTTCAAGCGATACAATTTAAGCTTGCAGATATAGCAACAGAAATTGAAGCCGCACGATTAATGACGTTCAAAGCAGCTAGAATGAAAGATGAGAGAAAAGATATACTTGAAATTGCATCCAAAGCAAAACTTTTTGCAAGTGAAGTTGCAACACGCGCCGCTAATGAAGCCGTACAGATCTTTGGCGGTTATGGATTTACTAAAGATTATCCTGTAGAAAAATTCTACCGCGATGTAAAACTTTTAACTATTGGTGAAGGAACTTCAGAAGTTCAACGCATGGTTATAGCAAGATCATTATTAACAGACTAA
- the meaB gene encoding methylmalonyl Co-A mutase-associated GTPase MeaB: MRSENFIERIFNNDKRAISRAITIIESGNSNSTELLKDLHKNIGNAYRIGVTGPPGAGKSTLTNQLTKFYRKQNKKVGIIAVDPTSPFTGGALLGDRVRMSEVGCDDNVFIRSMATRGSLGGLSKKTIDAADVLDAAGYDIIIFETVGVGQSELDVAKAADTTIVVLVPESGDSIQAMKAGLMEIADFFVLNKSDRPGSDTAMTALKTILMMRDHNEKSWLPNIIKAVASENSGTKEIADEISRHHQFLEQNGLLKQNREKNYKVRIKEIVEHLLKDEFWKERRAESLQASLSKVVEGETSPYQIAETLFNDFKTSLKQ, translated from the coding sequence ATGAGATCAGAAAATTTTATTGAAAGAATATTTAACAACGACAAACGTGCCATATCGAGAGCTATAACTATTATTGAATCGGGTAATTCAAATTCAACCGAATTGTTAAAGGATCTTCATAAAAATATTGGTAATGCTTATCGAATTGGTGTAACCGGTCCTCCAGGTGCAGGCAAATCAACTTTAACAAATCAACTAACTAAATTTTACAGAAAGCAAAATAAAAAAGTTGGAATCATTGCTGTTGATCCAACAAGTCCTTTTACAGGCGGTGCTTTGCTCGGCGATCGCGTCCGCATGAGTGAAGTTGGTTGCGATGATAATGTATTTATTAGAAGTATGGCTACTCGTGGTAGTCTTGGAGGACTTAGCAAAAAAACAATTGATGCAGCAGATGTACTTGATGCCGCAGGATACGATATAATTATTTTTGAAACAGTCGGTGTGGGGCAATCCGAACTTGACGTTGCAAAAGCTGCCGATACTACAATCGTTGTTCTTGTTCCGGAATCCGGTGATTCAATACAAGCAATGAAAGCCGGCTTAATGGAAATTGCTGATTTCTTTGTACTTAATAAAAGTGATCGTCCAGGTTCCGATACAGCTATGACAGCACTCAAAACTATTTTAATGATGCGCGATCATAATGAAAAAAGTTGGCTGCCCAACATTATTAAAGCAGTTGCTTCTGAGAACTCGGGTACTAAAGAAATTGCAGATGAGATTTCAAGACATCATCAATTCTTGGAACAAAATGGATTACTTAAACAAAATCGTGAAAAAAATTATAAAGTACGTATCAAAGAGATTGTTGAACATTTGTTGAAAGATGAATTTTGGAAAGAGAGACGTGCTGAAAGTCTCCAAGCTTCTCTTTCAAAAGTTGTTGAAGGTGAAACTTCTCCTTATCAAATTGCCGAAACATTATTTAATGATTTTAAAACTTCACTTAAACAGTAG